A single genomic interval of Mustelus asterias chromosome 13, sMusAst1.hap1.1, whole genome shotgun sequence harbors:
- the LOC144502905 gene encoding uncharacterized protein LOC144502905: MAVLLAIWFLVLTCVRPRATNPVSSSTTFGSIASNSAESSGALDTDSSTTTDVSFTSTEISTVISSTNSIFSSEAPATTSPPILIGAAIIKFIQQHLSLIIIGGILLILLIVIVCTVVLVKQNYKASAYYPSSYPKKKYVDEQDKGGSAKTFDEIPEKVNDETKEDGGSSSKQLEADILNASHNLKKKTPPKGEADVAEKGECSQSPDKEGGSVTAPGAKESEGQTSGTVENKADKAPETDGKEDGSDKLPTEKEQKGEGDGKQNKENDEEEGKSKGTKKKSESGEDPNTNSNQQPANDVGSKSPIADAAETKGSSEGQKPKGLNEASNVAEASVDLSDLEKIPLIPNPNGVPGDGKAI, translated from the coding sequence ATGGCTGTGTTGCTGGCGATATGGTTCCTTGTTCTGACATGTGTACGCCCAAGAGCAACAAACCCCGTCAGCAGCAGCACCACATTTGGATCTATAGCTTCAAATTCAGCAGAATCATCTGGCGCTCTTGATACTGACAGCAGCACTACAACTGATGTGTCATTTACAAGCACCGAGATTTCAACAGTTATCAGCAGCACCAACTCTATTTTCTCAAGTGAGGCTCCTGCTACCACTTCACCACCTATCCTCATTGGGGCTGCTATCATAAAGTTCATTCAGCAGCACCTGAGCTTAATCATCATCGGTGGGATTCTTCTGATCTTACTGATTGTCATAGTGTGTACGGTGGTACTGGTAAAGCAAAACTACAAGGCTTCGGCCTACTACCCATCTTCATACCCCAAGAagaagtatgtggatgagcaAGACAAAGGCGGATCTGCCAAGACGTTTGATGAAATTCCCGAGAAGGTCAACGATGAGACCAAGGAAGACGGGGGAAGCTCTTCTAAGCAACTGGAAGCAGACATACTCAACGCCAGCCACAACCTCAAAAAGAAGACACCACCCAAAGGAGAGGCCGATGTAGCTGAAAAGGGAGAATGCTCTCAGAGCCCAGACAAGGAGGGAGGAAGTGTCACAGCACCAGGAGCAAAAGAAAGCGAAGGCCAAACATCGGGCACAGTAGAAAACAAGGCCGATAAAGCACCTGAAACAGACGGCAAAGAGGATGGAAGTGATAAACTGCCCACGGAGAAAGAGCAAAAGGGAGAAGGAGATGGAAAACAAAACAAGGAAAATGATGAGGAGGAGGGCAAGTCTAAGGGGACAAAGAAGAAATCGGAAAGTGGAGAAGACCCAAACACCAACTCCAATCAACAGCCTGCGAACGACGTGGGCAGCAAGTCCCCCATTGCAGATGCAGCCGAGACAAAGGGCAGTTCAGAGGGCCAGAAGCCAAAGGGGCTTAATGAAGCATCCAATGTTGCTGAGGCCAGTGTAGACCTCAGCGACCTAGAGAAAATCCCATTGATCCCGAATCCCAATGGTGTGCCCGGTGATGGCAAAGCTATTTAA